A single window of Fischerella sp. PCC 9605 DNA harbors:
- a CDS encoding sensor histidine kinase, translating into MKWSMERKWITGGFGLALVMMSVVNGISYQNAIQLKESAKRVKETNAVIKNINNISATLTDAESERRGYILFGDPDELERYDKAIADLKRQINQLQRSLADTQSQKQRLDKLQLLITQRQELFEQSINQYQNSQTQILTQTPLLNEIKQNWHQISQLLTDLQTEEERLLQTQVEQSQSNLQLRMLIELLGTLLTFVVLFGVYAILYRQMVKRQQAEVLQRTLAQEKELSELKLQFFSMVSHEFRTPLSLIVGSAQLLEETLKPIVKPTKLKNLYRIQSSAKAMTKLLGDVLTLARADAGKLECNPTLLEIQTFCLNLVEDFQVYSDTKQTIKFVRQGSCTHAWLDEKILYSILSNLLSNAIKYSSPENTIYFNLICEPDTILFQVKDEGIGIAREDINKLYDPFIRGKNVREVLGTGLGLAVVKKCVDLHKGEIFVESEVGVGTTFTVRIPQFKDNTKND; encoded by the coding sequence ATGAAATGGTCAATGGAACGTAAATGGATTACGGGAGGATTTGGTTTAGCGCTTGTAATGATGAGTGTGGTTAATGGCATTTCTTATCAAAATGCAATTCAATTGAAAGAGAGTGCAAAGCGTGTTAAAGAAACTAACGCGGTGATCAAAAACATTAATAATATCTCTGCAACTTTAACAGACGCTGAATCCGAACGACGCGGCTACATCCTTTTCGGCGATCCAGATGAACTAGAACGATACGACAAAGCTATTGCTGATTTAAAACGTCAAATTAATCAATTACAGCGATCGCTCGCCGATACACAGAGTCAAAAACAGCGTCTTGATAAACTACAGTTATTAATCACCCAAAGACAAGAATTATTTGAACAGTCAATTAACCAGTATCAAAACAGCCAGACCCAAATCTTGACTCAAACTCCTCTTCTCAATGAGATTAAGCAAAATTGGCATCAAATCAGCCAATTACTAACCGATTTACAAACAGAAGAAGAGAGATTATTACAAACTCAAGTCGAACAGTCTCAATCCAATTTGCAGTTAAGAATGCTGATAGAGCTTTTGGGTACGCTTTTAACTTTTGTAGTTCTTTTTGGGGTGTATGCTATCCTTTATCGTCAGATGGTAAAACGCCAACAGGCGGAAGTTCTACAACGTACTTTGGCACAAGAAAAAGAACTTAGTGAACTCAAGCTACAATTTTTTTCAATGGTTTCCCATGAATTCCGTACTCCTTTAAGTCTGATCGTGGGATCAGCGCAGCTTTTAGAAGAAACTCTCAAACCAATTGTAAAACCAACAAAACTCAAAAACCTTTATCGGATTCAATCTTCAGCTAAGGCAATGACAAAGTTGCTTGGTGATGTTCTCACTTTGGCGAGGGCTGATGCGGGAAAACTCGAATGTAACCCCACATTGCTGGAAATACAAACATTTTGCCTCAATTTGGTAGAAGATTTTCAAGTTTATAGTGACACTAAGCAAACTATCAAATTTGTTAGACAAGGTTCCTGCACACACGCTTGGTTAGACGAAAAAATTCTTTACTCAATTCTCAGTAATTTGCTTTCTAATGCCATTAAATATTCATCACCAGAGAACACCATATATTTTAATTTAATTTGTGAACCAGATACGATTTTATTTCAAGTCAAAGATGAAGGAATTGGTATTGCTAGAGAAGACATTAACAAGCTTTATGACCCTTTTATTCGAGGCAAAAATGTCAGGGAAGTTTTAGGGACAGGATTGGGTCTAGCAGTGGTTAAAAAGTGTGTTGATTTGCACAAAGGAGAAATTTTTGTAGAGAGTGAAGTCGGAGTTGGCACAACCTTTACTGTCAGAATTCCTCAGTTCAAAGATAATACTAAAAATGACTAA